A genome region from Nocardioides cynanchi includes the following:
- a CDS encoding GH1 family beta-glucosidase: MSTTRSFPEGFVWGVGTASYQIEGAVAEDGRRPSIWDTFSHTPGKIAHGDTGDVACDHYHRWVDDLDLLVAMGIPSYRFSIAWPRVMPDGRTINQPGMDFYKRLLDGLLERRIAPVVTLYHWDLPQDLEDRGGWRDRETVELFTEYAVAMGKEIGDRVPVVTTLNEPWCTAYLGHATGEHAPGLTDNALAYEVAHHLNLAHGRAVTALRGILPAEAQLSVTLNLQEVLPATDRAEDVAAAAHAEAISNRIFLDPMLRGSYPVELIDSTAHLTDWSFVRDGDLAEVSAPLDFLGVNYYSPGMVTATPGSTPWPGTDRAWRHDMDAPQTIMGWAIQPSALTDLLVRTHRESGLPLVVTENGIAGHDAVGADGAVHDTHRIDYLRDHLAAVLDAVEQGADVRGYFGWTLLDNFEWAWGYDKRFGLVHVDFDDQTRTPKDSARWFSGIIECNEL; the protein is encoded by the coding sequence ATGAGCACCACGCGCAGCTTTCCGGAGGGTTTCGTGTGGGGCGTCGGTACGGCGTCGTACCAGATCGAGGGGGCGGTCGCCGAGGACGGCCGTCGCCCGAGCATCTGGGACACGTTCTCCCACACACCGGGCAAGATCGCCCACGGTGACACCGGCGACGTGGCCTGCGACCACTACCACCGCTGGGTCGACGACCTCGACCTGCTGGTGGCGATGGGCATTCCCTCGTACCGGTTCTCCATCGCCTGGCCGCGGGTGATGCCCGACGGCCGCACGATCAACCAGCCGGGGATGGACTTCTACAAGCGGCTCCTCGACGGACTGCTCGAGCGCCGCATCGCACCCGTGGTCACGCTCTACCACTGGGACCTGCCCCAGGACCTCGAGGACCGGGGTGGCTGGCGGGACCGCGAGACCGTGGAGCTCTTCACCGAGTACGCCGTGGCGATGGGCAAGGAGATCGGCGACCGGGTTCCCGTGGTCACCACGCTCAACGAGCCGTGGTGCACCGCCTATCTCGGGCACGCCACCGGCGAGCACGCCCCGGGCCTGACCGACAACGCCCTCGCCTACGAGGTGGCCCACCACCTCAACCTGGCGCACGGACGAGCGGTCACCGCCCTGCGCGGCATCCTTCCGGCCGAGGCCCAGCTCTCGGTGACCCTCAACCTCCAGGAGGTGCTGCCGGCGACCGACCGTGCGGAAGACGTCGCGGCGGCGGCCCACGCCGAGGCGATCTCGAACCGGATCTTCCTGGACCCGATGCTCCGCGGCAGCTACCCCGTGGAGCTGATCGACTCCACGGCGCACCTCACCGACTGGTCGTTCGTCCGCGACGGCGACCTCGCCGAGGTCTCGGCACCGCTCGACTTCCTGGGCGTGAACTACTACTCGCCGGGCATGGTCACCGCGACGCCGGGATCGACGCCGTGGCCGGGCACCGACCGGGCCTGGCGGCACGACATGGACGCGCCCCAGACGATCATGGGCTGGGCGATCCAGCCGTCTGCGCTGACCGATCTGTTGGTCCGCACCCACCGCGAGTCCGGCCTGCCCCTGGTGGTGACCGAGAACGGCATCGCCGGGCACGACGCGGTCGGAGCGGACGGTGCGGTCCACGACACCCACCGCATCGACTACCTGCGGGACCACCTGGCGGCCGTCCTCGACGCCGTCGAGCAGGGGGCCGACGTACGGGGCTACTTCGGCTGGACCCTGCTCGACAACTTCGAGTGGGCCTGGGGCTACGACAAGCGCTTCGGGCTGGTGCACGTCGACTTCGACGACCAGACCCGCACGCCCAAGGACTCCGCCCGCTGGTTCAGCGGCATCATCGAGTGCAACGAGCTGTGA
- a CDS encoding ABC transporter ATP-binding protein, whose product MATVSFKGAQRWYPGADEPAVPGIDLDIADGELMVLVGPSGCGKSTTLRMLAGLEPVDEGSIFIGDRDVTLVPPKDRDIAMVFQNYALYPHMDVADNMAFALKMAKMPAAERRKRVLEAAEMLGLTELLGRRPKALSGGQRQRVAMGRAIVRQPAVFCMDEPLSNLDAKMRVQTRTDIAKLQSDLGITTVYVTHDQVEAMTMGDRVAVMRLGEIQQVDTPLNLYDRPGNLFVAGFIGSPQMNLLPAKVVDGVARLGDHDVPLAPDALSRARGDVILGIRPEAWRIVSAGQGGLAVEVLVVEELGADGFVYGVSHIAGDAHDVILRVNERGSVRKGDVVHIATDPGRVHVFDTTSGARLSD is encoded by the coding sequence ATGGCCACGGTGAGCTTCAAGGGCGCCCAGCGCTGGTACCCCGGTGCCGACGAGCCCGCCGTGCCGGGGATCGACCTCGACATCGCCGACGGCGAGCTCATGGTTCTGGTCGGCCCGTCGGGCTGCGGCAAGTCCACGACCCTGCGGATGCTGGCCGGGCTGGAGCCGGTCGACGAGGGCTCGATCTTCATCGGCGACCGCGACGTCACCCTGGTGCCACCCAAGGACCGCGACATCGCGATGGTCTTCCAGAACTACGCGCTGTACCCCCACATGGACGTCGCCGACAACATGGCCTTCGCCCTCAAGATGGCGAAGATGCCGGCGGCCGAGCGCCGCAAGCGGGTGCTCGAGGCAGCAGAGATGCTCGGCCTCACCGAGCTCCTGGGGCGACGCCCGAAGGCCCTGTCCGGTGGGCAGCGACAGCGGGTTGCGATGGGCCGGGCGATCGTCCGCCAGCCGGCCGTCTTCTGCATGGACGAGCCACTGTCCAACCTCGACGCCAAGATGCGTGTCCAGACCCGGACCGACATCGCCAAGCTGCAGTCCGACCTCGGCATCACCACCGTCTACGTGACCCACGACCAGGTCGAGGCGATGACGATGGGTGACCGGGTGGCCGTGATGAGGCTCGGAGAGATCCAGCAGGTGGACACTCCGCTGAACCTCTACGACCGGCCGGGCAACCTGTTCGTAGCCGGCTTCATCGGCTCCCCCCAGATGAACCTCCTGCCGGCGAAGGTGGTCGACGGGGTGGCCCGCCTCGGCGACCACGACGTGCCACTGGCCCCGGACGCCCTCTCCAGGGCCCGCGGCGACGTGATCCTGGGCATCCGGCCGGAGGCCTGGCGAATCGTGTCCGCGGGGCAGGGTGGCCTGGCGGTGGAGGTGCTCGTCGTCGAGGAGCTCGGCGCCGACGGCTTCGTGTACGGCGTGAGCCACATCGCCGGCGACGCGCACGACGTGATCCTGCGGGTCAACGAGCGCGGCTCGGTGCGCAAGGGAGACGTCGTCCACATCGCCACCGATCCCGGTCGGGTCCACGTCTTCGACACGACCAGCGGAGCGCGCCTCAGCGACTGA
- a CDS encoding TRM11 family SAM-dependent methyltransferase, with product MTSYALLVAPAANRVYAQAAPRLTLAELAVLDATVGQGRLGPAEVVELAGVPYVAFDGDLTTDDLAHVANVSTALALFERQGELLRPVPLHRLDRFDDDLLTILKYQGKTNELFTRMLLNVTVQSSGAAGRALTERLRILDPLCGRGTTLNQALMYGWHAAGVDLDERDVEAYAAFLPTWLKRKRLKHTADTSRLRRDGRTLGRRFSAELAPDKESWAAGAAIRVTVDHADTTAVPDIFKAASFDAIVTDAPYGVQHGSRSGGALQRSPLDLLAMALPGWVRVLRPGGAVGIAVNNRTSPRADTLQVLADAGLQPLDSEPYRGFEHRVDQAIVRDVVVAVKGPAQEAGRG from the coding sequence ATGACGTCGTACGCCCTCCTCGTCGCACCCGCGGCCAACCGCGTCTACGCGCAGGCCGCACCGCGGCTGACCCTCGCCGAGCTCGCCGTGCTCGACGCGACCGTCGGGCAGGGGCGGCTCGGGCCGGCCGAGGTCGTCGAGCTGGCCGGGGTGCCGTACGTCGCGTTCGACGGCGACCTGACCACGGACGACCTGGCCCACGTGGCCAACGTGTCCACGGCGCTGGCGCTGTTCGAACGCCAGGGCGAGCTGCTACGTCCGGTCCCGCTGCACCGCCTCGACCGGTTCGACGACGACCTGCTGACGATCCTGAAGTACCAGGGCAAGACCAACGAGCTGTTCACCCGGATGCTGCTCAACGTCACCGTGCAGTCGTCGGGCGCGGCCGGGCGCGCGTTGACCGAGCGGCTCCGCATCCTGGACCCGCTGTGCGGTCGCGGCACCACCCTCAACCAGGCGCTGATGTACGGCTGGCACGCCGCCGGGGTGGACCTCGACGAGCGCGACGTCGAGGCGTACGCCGCTTTCCTGCCGACCTGGCTCAAGCGGAAGCGGCTCAAGCACACCGCCGACACCAGTCGCCTGCGCCGGGACGGCCGGACCCTCGGTCGGCGCTTCTCGGCCGAGCTCGCACCGGACAAGGAGTCCTGGGCGGCCGGTGCGGCGATCCGGGTCACCGTCGACCACGCGGACACGACCGCGGTCCCCGACATCTTCAAGGCCGCGAGCTTCGACGCGATCGTCACCGACGCGCCGTACGGCGTGCAGCACGGCAGCAGGTCCGGCGGCGCCCTGCAGCGGAGCCCGTTGGACCTGCTGGCCATGGCCCTTCCCGGCTGGGTCCGGGTGCTACGACCGGGGGGCGCGGTCGGGATCGCGGTGAACAACCGGACCAGCCCCCGCGCCGACACCCTGCAGGTGCTGGCCGACGCCGGTCTCCAGCCGCTCGACTCGGAGCCCTACCGCGGCTTCGAGCACCGGGTCGACCAGGCCATCGTGCGCGATGTGGTCGTGGCCGTGAAGGGCCCGGCCCAGGAGGCCGGACGGGGTTAG
- a CDS encoding DUF1707 SHOCT-like domain-containing protein, translating to MDTPDPSQLRISDQDRHQVAEVLREAAGEGRIDFDELDQRLEATYSARTYADLVPITLDLPTTAATQLPARAAAATPSPVVPGPAEERHVAILGGFDRTGVWVVPQHLSIFAFMGGVTLDLRQARFAAREVTVTVNAIMGGADITVNPQTHVILEGTGIMGGYSGPSDRTPAELGADAPVVRIRGVAIMGGVSVTRKPVRGDRRELRRSAD from the coding sequence ATGGACACGCCCGACCCGTCCCAGCTGCGGATCTCCGACCAGGACCGTCACCAGGTGGCCGAGGTCCTGCGCGAGGCCGCCGGTGAGGGCCGGATCGACTTCGACGAGCTCGACCAGCGGCTCGAGGCGACGTACTCGGCGCGGACCTACGCCGACCTGGTGCCGATCACGCTCGACCTGCCGACCACCGCCGCCACCCAGCTGCCCGCGCGGGCGGCCGCCGCGACCCCGTCTCCAGTGGTGCCCGGCCCTGCCGAGGAGCGGCACGTCGCCATCCTGGGCGGTTTCGACCGCACCGGGGTCTGGGTCGTGCCGCAGCACCTCAGCATCTTCGCCTTCATGGGCGGCGTGACCCTCGACCTGCGGCAGGCCCGGTTCGCGGCGCGCGAGGTGACCGTCACCGTCAACGCGATCATGGGTGGCGCCGACATCACGGTGAACCCGCAGACCCACGTGATCCTCGAGGGCACCGGGATCATGGGCGGCTACTCCGGTCCGTCGGACCGCACGCCGGCCGAGCTCGGCGCCGACGCCCCGGTCGTGCGGATCCGCGGCGTCGCGATCATGGGTGGGGTCAGCGTCACCCGCAAGCCCGTGCGGGGTGACCGGCGGGAGCTCAGGCGCTCGGCTGACTAG
- a CDS encoding ABC transporter ATP-binding protein: MAAIQMKNIVKKYGDGFPAVNDISIDVADGEFVILVGPSGCGKSTLLRMIVGLEDITSGDMMIGDKRVNDLAPRDRNLAMVFQNYALYPHLTVYENIAFPLRLAGASNDEVDKKVRDASKTLELDEHLERKPGNLSGGQRQRVAMGRAIVRDAEAFLFDEPLSNLDAKLRGQMRTEISRLQKRLGITTVYVTHDQTEAMTLGDRVAVLKRGVLQQLATPRELYTNPGNLFVAGFIGSPPMNFLPATVEGNQVKLPFGTVAIPEDKAKRVQGKGLLIAGIRPEHFEDASVMDSGKTSGSTFKAKVDVVEWLGNEAYAYIPFEAPAEVQQQLAQLERDLDGESMRTQLVIGLDGSSRIKEGDEAEIYVDSSKMHLFDPSTGENLTLDAANAGTVPSDTSTEAVAEEQDSVATPAEQEGASQPSA; this comes from the coding sequence ATGGCCGCCATCCAGATGAAGAACATCGTCAAGAAGTACGGCGACGGCTTCCCCGCCGTGAACGACATCAGCATCGACGTCGCGGACGGGGAGTTCGTGATCCTCGTCGGGCCGTCGGGCTGCGGCAAGTCGACCCTGCTGCGGATGATCGTCGGCCTGGAGGACATCACCTCCGGCGACATGATGATCGGCGACAAGCGGGTCAACGACCTGGCGCCACGCGACCGCAACCTCGCGATGGTGTTCCAGAACTACGCGCTCTACCCGCACCTGACCGTCTACGAGAACATCGCGTTCCCGCTGCGGCTGGCCGGCGCCTCGAACGACGAGGTCGACAAGAAGGTGCGCGACGCCTCCAAGACCCTGGAGCTCGACGAGCACCTCGAGCGTAAGCCCGGCAACCTCTCCGGTGGCCAGCGACAGCGGGTCGCGATGGGCCGGGCGATCGTCCGCGACGCCGAGGCCTTCCTCTTCGACGAGCCGCTGTCCAACCTGGACGCCAAGCTCCGTGGCCAGATGCGCACCGAGATCTCCCGGCTCCAGAAGCGGCTCGGGATCACCACGGTCTACGTCACCCACGACCAGACCGAGGCGATGACCCTCGGCGACCGGGTCGCAGTGCTCAAGCGGGGTGTCCTCCAGCAGCTCGCGACCCCGCGCGAGCTCTACACCAACCCGGGCAACCTGTTCGTGGCCGGCTTCATCGGCAGCCCGCCGATGAACTTCCTGCCCGCCACCGTCGAGGGCAACCAGGTCAAGCTGCCGTTCGGCACCGTCGCCATCCCGGAGGACAAGGCCAAGCGGGTGCAGGGCAAGGGACTGCTGATCGCCGGCATCCGGCCCGAGCACTTCGAGGACGCGTCGGTGATGGACTCCGGCAAGACCTCGGGCTCGACCTTCAAGGCCAAGGTCGACGTCGTGGAGTGGCTGGGCAACGAGGCCTACGCCTACATCCCCTTCGAGGCCCCGGCCGAGGTGCAGCAGCAGCTCGCCCAGCTCGAGCGCGACCTCGACGGCGAGTCGATGCGCACCCAGCTGGTGATCGGCCTGGACGGCTCCAGCCGGATCAAGGAGGGCGACGAGGCGGAGATCTACGTCGACTCCTCCAAGATGCACCTCTTCGACCCGTCGACCGGGGAGAACCTCACCCTCGACGCCGCCAACGCCGGCACGGTGCCCAGCGACACCTCCACCGAGGCCGTGGCCGAGGAGCAGGACTCCGTCGCGACGCCCGCCGAGCAGGAAGGCGCTAGTCAGCCGAGCGCCTGA
- a CDS encoding carbohydrate ABC transporter permease — translation MKKSGIGTWVGFVLIMVWCLLPVAWIVSLSFKSLQETSTGSPQFLPKHATWDNYKVLLGMTADKSSSHDFLAALRNSFGISIIATFLAVIIATLAAYAIARLEFKGKRLVLSMALAIAMFPVVALVGPLFDMWRTFHLFNTWPGLIIPYMTFTLPLAIWTLSAFFREIPWEMEQAAQVDGATSWQAFRKVIVPLAAPGVFTAAILTFFFAWNEFVLSLSLTSTTASRTVPAQMSFFVGPDPFNPPYSQLATASVIVTVPVIVIVLLFQRKIVAGLTSGAVKG, via the coding sequence ATGAAGAAGTCCGGAATCGGCACCTGGGTCGGCTTCGTGCTGATCATGGTCTGGTGCCTCCTGCCGGTGGCGTGGATCGTCTCGCTGTCGTTCAAGTCGCTGCAGGAGACGTCGACAGGCAGTCCGCAGTTCCTGCCCAAGCACGCGACGTGGGACAACTACAAGGTCCTGCTCGGGATGACCGCCGACAAGAGCTCGTCGCACGACTTCCTGGCGGCGCTGCGCAACTCGTTCGGGATCTCGATCATCGCCACCTTCCTGGCGGTGATCATCGCGACGCTGGCGGCGTACGCCATCGCCCGGCTGGAGTTCAAGGGCAAGCGGCTCGTGCTCTCGATGGCCCTGGCGATCGCGATGTTCCCGGTGGTGGCCCTGGTCGGCCCGCTGTTCGACATGTGGCGCACGTTCCACCTGTTCAACACCTGGCCCGGCCTGATCATCCCCTACATGACCTTCACGCTGCCGCTGGCGATCTGGACCCTGTCGGCGTTCTTCCGCGAGATCCCGTGGGAGATGGAGCAGGCCGCCCAGGTCGACGGGGCGACGTCGTGGCAGGCCTTCCGCAAGGTGATCGTCCCGCTCGCGGCACCAGGCGTCTTCACCGCGGCGATCCTGACGTTCTTCTTCGCCTGGAACGAGTTCGTGCTGTCGCTGTCGCTCACCTCGACGACGGCGTCCCGCACGGTGCCCGCCCAGATGTCGTTCTTCGTCGGGCCGGACCCGTTCAACCCGCCGTACTCCCAGCTCGCCACCGCGTCCGTGATCGTCACGGTCCCGGTGATCGTCATCGTCCTGTTGTTCCAGCGCAAGATCGTTGCCGGTCTGACCTCCGGCGCAGTGAAGGGTTAG
- a CDS encoding carbohydrate ABC transporter permease, with protein MSTTIATPAATQQPEKKVVFSDRLVAENRLGQRLVAPAVILMLLVTAYPMLQALYLSLFRYRLTDPSNKSFVGVGNYVTILGDSLFWKDTVNTVIIMVVTVAIELVIGFAFAMVMHRIIFARGLMRTSILIPYGIITVVSAFAWQFTFSINNGWVNSWFGWLPGISSTTNWYGDHWHAMFAIMVSEIWKTTPFMALLLLAGLSQISEDMVEASKVDGATASQRLFRVILPNMKAAIMVAVLFRGLDAFRIFDNIYVMTKGAQNTESSSFLTYRQSIEQFQLGMGSALSVLLFLTVLLLAYLIVKFFKVDLAQARGEG; from the coding sequence GTGAGCACCACCATCGCCACGCCGGCCGCCACCCAGCAGCCCGAGAAGAAGGTCGTCTTCAGCGACCGGTTGGTCGCCGAGAACCGCCTCGGCCAGCGGCTGGTGGCCCCGGCGGTCATCCTGATGCTGCTGGTCACGGCGTACCCGATGCTGCAGGCGTTGTACCTGTCGCTGTTCCGCTACCGGCTGACCGACCCCAGCAACAAGTCCTTCGTCGGGGTCGGCAACTACGTCACGATCCTCGGTGACTCGCTGTTCTGGAAGGACACCGTCAACACCGTGATCATCATGGTGGTCACGGTCGCGATCGAGCTGGTGATCGGCTTCGCCTTCGCGATGGTGATGCACCGGATCATTTTCGCCCGCGGCCTGATGCGGACCTCGATCCTGATCCCCTACGGCATCATCACCGTGGTCTCGGCCTTCGCCTGGCAGTTCACCTTCTCGATCAACAACGGGTGGGTGAACTCCTGGTTCGGCTGGCTCCCGGGCATCAGCAGCACGACCAACTGGTACGGCGACCACTGGCACGCGATGTTCGCGATCATGGTCAGCGAGATCTGGAAGACCACGCCGTTCATGGCGCTGCTGCTGCTGGCCGGTCTCTCGCAGATCTCCGAGGACATGGTCGAGGCGTCCAAGGTGGACGGCGCGACCGCCAGCCAGCGCCTGTTCCGGGTGATCCTGCCGAACATGAAGGCGGCGATCATGGTCGCCGTCCTGTTCCGTGGCCTCGACGCCTTCCGGATCTTCGACAACATCTACGTGATGACCAAGGGCGCCCAGAACACCGAGTCGTCGTCGTTCCTGACCTATCGACAATCCATCGAACAGTTCCAGCTCGGCATGGGCTCCGCCCTGTCGGTGCTGCTGTTCCTCACGGTGCTGCTGCTGGCGTACCTGATCGTGAAGTTCTTCAAGGTCGACCTGGCTCAGGCGAGAGGTGAGGGCTGA
- a CDS encoding extracellular solute-binding protein yields MRVLRRARGSNPHRSNPRIRRLTGSLAVLATAAGVLTACGGSSGATPTLTWYINPDSGGQAAVAAACTKASNGAYKVVTQTLPQDANQQRVQLARRLAAHDSGIDIMSIDPPYTAELANAGFLAPIPQAEQQTLKSQSFQGAAAAATWGGQLVAYPFWSNTQVLWYRKSFVQKANIDMSKPVSWDQIIKAASDNGGTVAVQANKYEGYVVWINALISGAGGSLISDASKGVDAKVDVNSPAGADAAKVIQELASSKAAPPDLTVAQEGQAGSTFEASNGAFMVNWTYIWHNYDSTDPAVAKDIGYAMYPETVAGKTSTPPYGGIGIGVSAYSSHVDLASQAAACIVKPENQGINAELTGNMPASEAGYQDPKLQKLYPAPLLKLFQDSLNAAAPRSVTPYWSDISGAIQSTWHPPTSVNSSTPSSSATFIEDVLKGKSLL; encoded by the coding sequence ATGCGCGTGCTCAGACGAGCTCGGGGATCGAACCCCCACCGCAGCAACCCCAGGATCCGCCGCCTCACCGGGTCGCTGGCGGTCCTGGCCACGGCCGCCGGCGTGCTGACGGCGTGCGGCGGCAGCAGCGGGGCCACACCGACCCTCACCTGGTACATCAACCCCGACAGCGGCGGTCAGGCGGCGGTCGCCGCAGCCTGCACCAAGGCCAGCAACGGTGCCTACAAGGTGGTCACCCAGACCCTCCCCCAGGACGCGAACCAGCAGCGCGTCCAGCTCGCTCGACGTCTCGCCGCCCACGACTCCGGCATCGACATCATGAGCATCGACCCGCCGTACACCGCCGAGCTGGCCAACGCCGGCTTCCTGGCGCCGATCCCCCAGGCCGAACAGCAGACCCTCAAGAGTCAGTCGTTCCAGGGTGCGGCGGCCGCGGCCACGTGGGGCGGCCAGCTGGTCGCCTATCCGTTCTGGTCCAACACCCAGGTGCTGTGGTACCGCAAGTCCTTCGTCCAGAAGGCCAACATCGACATGAGCAAGCCGGTCAGCTGGGACCAGATCATCAAGGCGGCCTCTGACAACGGTGGCACCGTCGCGGTCCAGGCCAACAAGTACGAGGGGTACGTCGTCTGGATCAACGCGCTGATCTCGGGCGCCGGCGGGTCCCTGATCTCCGACGCCTCGAAGGGCGTGGACGCCAAGGTCGACGTCAACAGCCCGGCCGGGGCCGACGCCGCCAAGGTGATCCAGGAGCTGGCCAGCTCCAAGGCGGCGCCGCCCGACCTGACCGTCGCGCAGGAGGGCCAGGCCGGCAGCACGTTCGAGGCCTCCAACGGCGCGTTCATGGTCAACTGGACCTACATCTGGCACAACTACGACTCGACCGACCCGGCCGTGGCCAAGGACATCGGCTACGCGATGTATCCCGAGACGGTCGCCGGCAAGACCTCCACCCCGCCGTACGGCGGCATCGGGATCGGGGTCAGCGCCTACTCCAGCCACGTCGACCTGGCCAGCCAGGCCGCAGCGTGCATCGTCAAGCCGGAGAACCAGGGCATCAACGCCGAGCTCACCGGCAACATGCCGGCCAGCGAGGCCGGCTATCAGGACCCCAAGCTCCAGAAGCTCTACCCGGCGCCGCTGCTCAAGCTGTTCCAGGACAGCCTCAACGCCGCCGCCCCGCGCTCGGTGACGCCGTACTGGAGCGACATCTCCGGAGCCATCCAGAGCACCTGGCACCCGCCGACCTCGGTCAACTCCTCGACGCCCTCCTCGTCCGCGACGTTCATCGAGGACGTCCTCAAGGGAAAGAGCCTCCTGTGA
- a CDS encoding alpha/beta fold hydrolase, which translates to MSTVSPAPASPELPPAEGSAGATEPDVATSGELFAPVASGVELCYQTFGDPADEPMLLVMGLATQMTFWDPELCAMLARRGHYVIRFDNRDVGRSSRGRGRVTRGMLVRAFAGRRVRPPYSLHDLGADAFGLLDHLGIASAHLVGVSMGGMIVQTMALDQPQRVRSLTSIMSTTGKRSVGWLHPRLLPAMLRPIKPGREAYAESSVAMWRMIGSPGFDHDDNRIREAAREAYDRGVSSAGALRQMLAILTQPNRSPALRGVRVPTLVVHGLADRMVHVSGGRATAAAVPGAELLLIDGMGHDLPADLYPTLVDAISRVVARA; encoded by the coding sequence GTGAGCACCGTCAGCCCCGCGCCCGCGTCCCCCGAGCTGCCCCCGGCCGAGGGGTCGGCCGGCGCCACGGAGCCCGACGTCGCCACCTCGGGGGAGCTGTTCGCGCCCGTCGCCTCCGGGGTCGAGCTGTGCTACCAGACCTTCGGCGACCCAGCCGACGAGCCGATGCTGCTCGTGATGGGGCTCGCGACCCAGATGACGTTCTGGGATCCCGAGCTCTGCGCCATGCTGGCCCGCCGCGGTCACTACGTGATCCGGTTCGACAACCGCGACGTCGGTCGCTCCTCGCGGGGTCGGGGTCGGGTGACCCGCGGGATGCTGGTCCGGGCGTTCGCCGGGCGCCGGGTCCGCCCGCCGTACTCCCTGCACGACCTCGGTGCCGACGCCTTCGGGCTGCTCGACCACCTCGGCATCGCCTCGGCGCACCTGGTCGGCGTCTCCATGGGCGGGATGATCGTGCAGACCATGGCCCTCGACCAGCCCCAGCGGGTGCGCTCGCTGACCAGCATCATGTCGACCACCGGCAAGCGCAGCGTGGGCTGGCTGCATCCCCGCCTGCTGCCGGCCATGCTGCGGCCGATCAAGCCGGGTCGCGAGGCGTACGCCGAGTCCAGCGTCGCGATGTGGCGGATGATCGGCTCGCCCGGCTTCGACCACGACGACAACCGGATCCGTGAGGCCGCCCGTGAGGCCTACGACCGGGGCGTCTCGTCGGCAGGCGCCCTGCGGCAGATGCTGGCCATCCTCACCCAGCCCAACCGCTCCCCCGCGCTGCGGGGGGTCCGCGTGCCGACCCTGGTCGTGCACGGGCTGGCCGACCGGATGGTCCACGTGTCGGGCGGCCGGGCGACGGCGGCCGCCGTGCCGGGAGCCGAGCTCCTGCTGATCGACGGGATGGGCCACGACCTCCCCGCGGACCTCTACCCCACGCTGGTCGACGCGATCTCGCGGGTGGTCGCCCGAGCATGA
- a CDS encoding esterase/lipase family protein, giving the protein MASQGIADFLLPEGFTAPGRAAVLREVSVVTEAGRLALARVSGRVGPPRTAYADRGAGRDADPVVLVPGFLAGDGSLGLMARALRAQGHRTYRSHIRANVGCTLQAAAQLESRLETVVSRRGRRVQIVGHSLGGMLARGLAVRRPDLVAGIVTLGSPMLAPAAHHVSLARSLDALVRLSRAGVPGLMSLDCVAGDCARTSFEESRAPLPPEVGFTAVYSRRDGIVDWRACLDPLATPVEVRSSHVGMAVDPSVIAAVTAALARHRAGLSPAAGDPA; this is encoded by the coding sequence GTGGCCAGCCAAGGCATCGCCGACTTCCTCCTCCCGGAGGGCTTCACCGCCCCGGGGCGGGCGGCGGTGCTGCGTGAGGTCAGCGTCGTCACCGAGGCCGGCCGGCTCGCGCTGGCCCGGGTCAGCGGACGGGTCGGGCCTCCGCGCACGGCGTACGCCGACCGCGGCGCCGGGCGTGACGCCGACCCCGTGGTGCTGGTGCCGGGCTTCCTGGCCGGCGACGGCAGCCTGGGCCTGATGGCGCGCGCGCTGCGCGCTCAGGGCCACCGCACCTACCGGTCGCACATCCGGGCCAACGTCGGTTGCACCCTCCAGGCCGCGGCCCAGCTCGAGTCGCGGCTGGAGACGGTCGTCTCGCGCCGGGGTCGGCGGGTGCAGATCGTGGGCCACAGCCTGGGCGGCATGCTCGCCCGCGGGCTCGCCGTACGCCGTCCCGACCTGGTCGCCGGCATCGTCACCCTGGGCAGCCCGATGCTCGCCCCGGCCGCCCACCACGTCAGCCTGGCACGCAGCCTCGACGCGCTGGTCCGGCTCAGTCGGGCCGGCGTCCCCGGCCTGATGTCCCTGGACTGCGTGGCCGGGGACTGTGCCCGGACCAGCTTCGAGGAGAGCCGCGCGCCGCTCCCGCCCGAGGTGGGGTTCACCGCCGTCTACTCCCGCCGGGACGGCATCGTCGACTGGCGGGCGTGCCTGGACCCGTTGGCCACGCCGGTCGAGGTGAGGTCGTCCCACGTCGGGATGGCGGTCGACCCGTCGGTGATCGCGGCGGTCACCGCCGCCCTGGCCCGGCACCGCGCCGGGCTGTCGCCGGCGGCCGGAGATCCGGCCTAG